One window from the genome of Aquipuribacter sp. SD81 encodes:
- the msrB gene encoding peptide-methionine (R)-S-oxide reductase MsrB, giving the protein MLGSRRSSTESDTTGRSGGELRVYPRGRTEEEWRETLTDEEFRVLRRAGTERAFTGEYTDNHDVGVYSCRACGTELFRSEQKFDSHCGWPSFFSPLAGDRIEEIRDTTMGMVRTEVRCAACGSHLGHVFEGEGYDTPTDLRYCINSVSMRFEPA; this is encoded by the coding sequence ATGCTGGGTTCCCGTCGGAGCAGCACGGAGTCGGACACGACCGGCCGGAGCGGCGGTGAGCTGCGGGTGTACCCGCGCGGCCGCACGGAGGAGGAGTGGCGCGAGACCCTCACCGACGAGGAGTTCCGCGTGCTGCGGCGCGCGGGCACCGAGCGCGCCTTCACCGGGGAGTACACCGACAACCACGACGTCGGCGTGTACTCGTGCCGCGCGTGCGGCACCGAGCTGTTCCGCAGCGAGCAGAAGTTCGACAGCCACTGCGGCTGGCCGTCCTTCTTCTCCCCGCTCGCCGGCGACCGCATCGAGGAGATCCGCGACACCACCATGGGCATGGTGCGCACCGAGGTCCGCTGCGCCGCGTGCGGCTCCCACCTCGGGCACGTGTTCGAGGGCGAGGGCTACGACACGCCGACCGACCTGCGCTACTGCATCAACTCGGTGTCGATGCGCTTCGAGCCGGCCTGA